One region of Streptomyces leeuwenhoekii genomic DNA includes:
- a CDS encoding thioesterase II family protein has product MAHPDVVVFPGAGSFGGEFKELLAALDPAAWMVRYPGRYGKDFGTPAASFEDAVAACADQVLRRASAAPLLVGHSFGAYVAYAAAARLAEQDHAVAGLVALGATAPHLVTVDEAALRGLPETAAYLESVDPRLLPDDGSDGWREVVVEAARGDLLLLKEFTAAPHRKVGCPVAVAYGASDPLVTGAGAAAWTEATGGDCTWRVFPGGHSDLLSSPETTAWLGEVRRRAAE; this is encoded by the coding sequence ATGGCCCACCCCGACGTGGTGGTCTTCCCCGGTGCCGGGTCGTTCGGCGGCGAGTTCAAGGAGCTGCTCGCCGCGCTGGACCCGGCGGCCTGGATGGTGCGCTACCCGGGCCGGTACGGCAAGGACTTCGGCACACCCGCCGCATCGTTCGAGGACGCCGTGGCCGCCTGCGCCGACCAGGTGCTGCGCCGGGCGTCGGCCGCCCCCCTGCTCGTCGGCCACAGCTTCGGGGCGTACGTGGCGTACGCCGCGGCCGCGCGCCTGGCGGAGCAGGACCACGCCGTGGCCGGCCTGGTCGCCCTCGGGGCCACGGCGCCCCACCTGGTCACGGTGGACGAGGCCGCCCTGCGCGGTCTGCCGGAGACCGCGGCCTATCTGGAGAGCGTCGACCCCCGCCTGCTCCCGGACGACGGCTCCGACGGGTGGCGGGAGGTCGTGGTGGAAGCCGCGCGCGGTGATCTGCTGCTGCTGAAGGAGTTCACGGCCGCGCCGCACCGGAAGGTGGGCTGCCCGGTGGCGGTGGCGTACGGCGCGTCGGACCCGCTCGTGACCGGCGCCGGGGCGGCGGCGTGGACGGAGGCCACCGGCGGCGACTGCACCTGGCGGGTCTTCCCCGGCGGCCACAGCGACCTGCTGAGCTCCCCCGAGACCACCGCCTGGCTGGGGGAGGTGAGGCGGCGGGCGGCGGAGTGA
- a CDS encoding fumarylacetoacetate hydrolase family protein, with translation MRLARFTQDDGYRLFAGDAGGWVPVSGIDGFEHVRRLTDLLGTARRRELAERLAGLPGGRRTELPLTEAATVTDSGDIWGAGLNYRGHAGDLETRQPASGPGSYLRPRTCLIGNGGHIELPSQSKRVTAEAELGLVIGTECKNVGRAEWREVVAGVTAVLDMTAEDVIRENPRYIPWAKGFDTFCSIGPQLVTLDEFGDDQLASLRVSTVRNAEVVASAQVSEMKYDLGYLVEYFTAGRTLAPGTVICTGTPGAAVISPGDSITAVVEGVGTLAHTVK, from the coding sequence GTGCGACTGGCACGGTTCACACAGGACGACGGGTACCGGCTCTTCGCGGGCGACGCCGGCGGGTGGGTGCCGGTGAGCGGCATCGACGGGTTCGAGCACGTCCGTCGGCTCACCGACCTGCTCGGCACGGCCCGCCGGCGGGAGCTGGCCGAGCGGCTGGCCGGGCTGCCGGGCGGACGGCGCACGGAGCTGCCGCTGACGGAGGCGGCGACCGTCACCGACAGCGGTGACATCTGGGGTGCCGGTCTGAACTACCGCGGGCACGCGGGCGACCTGGAGACCCGGCAGCCGGCCTCGGGCCCCGGCTCGTACCTGCGCCCCCGCACCTGCCTCATCGGCAACGGCGGCCACATCGAGCTGCCGTCCCAGAGCAAGCGGGTCACCGCGGAGGCGGAGCTGGGCCTCGTCATCGGCACCGAGTGCAAGAACGTCGGGCGCGCGGAGTGGCGGGAGGTGGTGGCCGGTGTCACGGCGGTGCTCGACATGACCGCGGAGGACGTGATCCGCGAGAACCCCCGCTACATCCCGTGGGCCAAGGGATTCGACACGTTCTGCAGCATCGGCCCGCAGCTCGTGACCCTCGACGAGTTCGGCGACGACCAGCTCGCCTCGCTGCGCGTCTCCACCGTGCGCAACGCCGAGGTGGTCGCCTCCGCGCAGGTGTCGGAGATGAAGTACGACCTGGGCTATCTGGTCGAGTACTTCACGGCCGGCCGCACCCTGGCTCCGGGCACCGTCATCTGCACGGGCACCCCGGGCGCCGCCGTGATCAGCCCCGGGGACTCCATCACCGCGGTGGTCGAGGGCGTGGGCACGCTCGCCCACACCGTGAAGTGA
- a CDS encoding ABC transporter ATP-binding protein, whose product MGTTDTPAPTPGRSAVLLALRRYGRELLRLRLLALPALLLPAVGNIGIRYVAPLLIAKLAGQAAGDGGLTLGSALPYVLGFGVTLLVAEAVWRVGQHCLNRVDALGMEHLYVSGMRELLAQDAAFFHDNFAGSLTKRVLSFGKRFEDFVDTVTYRIVGSLVPLAFGVVVLWTYEPMLVAGLLVMIALTVVAATPLIRRRQRLVNDREAAIARVSGHVADSLANMETIRAFAAEPREADEHRSRVADSRRLTLRSWDYGNLRVDTLIAPMSVLTNVLGLLVAVAFGGPGQGVEEVVVAFTYYSNATQIMFEFNQIYRRLESSMTEAAQFTELLLDPPTVLDPAEPEPLAPRDTGIRFEAVTFAHAGAKPIFRGLDLAVPSGARIGLVGRSGGGKTTLTRLLLRMSDIDGGRILIGGQDISRLRQADLRSLIAYVPQEPAMFHRSLRDNIAFARPGATDDEIHAAAAAAHVTEFAEQLPDGFATLVGERGVKLSGGQRQRVALARAVLRDAPILLLDEATSALDSESELLVQDALWRLMDGRTALVVAHRLSTVAGMDRLVVLDRGSVIEQGTHEELLAANGAYAKLWQHQSGGFLGERTQPALGRPLPGTGHSGLPGPAAPAPT is encoded by the coding sequence ATGGGGACGACAGATACGCCGGCGCCGACGCCGGGAAGGAGCGCGGTCCTACTGGCACTGCGCCGCTACGGCCGGGAACTGCTGCGACTGCGACTGCTGGCCCTGCCCGCGCTGCTGCTGCCGGCCGTGGGCAACATCGGTATCCGCTACGTGGCGCCCCTGCTGATCGCCAAACTGGCCGGGCAGGCCGCCGGCGACGGCGGTCTCACCCTCGGCTCGGCACTGCCGTACGTGCTGGGCTTCGGCGTGACACTGCTGGTCGCCGAGGCCGTGTGGCGGGTCGGGCAGCACTGCCTGAACCGGGTGGACGCCCTCGGCATGGAACACCTGTACGTGAGCGGCATGAGGGAACTCCTCGCCCAGGACGCGGCGTTCTTCCACGACAACTTCGCCGGCTCCCTGACCAAGCGAGTGCTGAGCTTCGGCAAACGCTTCGAGGACTTCGTCGACACGGTGACGTACCGGATCGTGGGCAGTCTCGTCCCCCTGGCGTTCGGTGTCGTGGTGCTGTGGACCTACGAACCGATGCTCGTCGCCGGCCTCCTGGTGATGATCGCGCTGACCGTGGTGGCCGCGACACCCCTGATCCGCCGCCGGCAGAGGCTCGTCAACGATCGTGAGGCGGCGATCGCCCGGGTCTCCGGCCACGTCGCCGACAGCCTCGCGAACATGGAGACCATCCGGGCGTTCGCGGCCGAGCCGCGGGAGGCCGACGAACACCGCAGCCGTGTCGCGGACTCCCGGCGCCTGACGCTGAGGTCGTGGGACTACGGCAACCTGCGCGTCGACACCCTGATCGCCCCGATGTCCGTGCTGACCAACGTGCTGGGTCTGTTGGTCGCCGTCGCCTTCGGCGGCCCGGGCCAGGGAGTGGAGGAGGTCGTCGTCGCCTTCACCTACTACTCCAACGCGACCCAGATCATGTTCGAGTTCAACCAGATCTACCGACGTCTGGAAAGCTCGATGACCGAGGCCGCGCAGTTCACGGAGCTGCTGCTGGATCCGCCCACCGTGCTCGACCCGGCGGAACCCGAACCGCTGGCACCGCGAGACACCGGCATCCGCTTCGAGGCGGTGACGTTCGCCCATGCGGGCGCGAAGCCGATTTTCCGGGGACTCGACCTGGCCGTGCCCTCAGGCGCACGGATCGGGCTGGTCGGCAGGTCCGGCGGCGGCAAGACCACACTCACCCGGCTCCTGCTGCGGATGTCCGACATCGACGGCGGACGCATCCTGATCGGTGGTCAGGACATCAGCCGGCTGCGCCAGGCCGACCTGCGCTCGCTGATCGCCTACGTCCCGCAGGAACCGGCCATGTTCCACCGCAGCCTGCGGGACAACATCGCCTTCGCCCGGCCCGGCGCCACCGACGACGAGATCCACGCGGCGGCCGCGGCCGCGCACGTCACGGAGTTCGCCGAGCAACTCCCCGACGGCTTCGCCACGCTGGTGGGAGAGCGGGGAGTCAAGCTCTCGGGGGGCCAGCGCCAGCGCGTCGCCCTCGCCAGGGCCGTCCTGCGCGACGCCCCGATCCTGCTGCTCGACGAGGCGACCAGCGCGCTGGACTCGGAGAGCGAGCTCCTCGTCCAGGACGCCCTGTGGCGGTTGATGGACGGACGTACGGCCCTTGTGGTTGCCCACCGGCTGAGCACCGTCGCCGGCATGGACCGTCTCGTCGTCCTCGACCGCGGAAGCGTCATCGAGCAGGGCACCCACGAGGAGCTGCTCGCGGCGAACGGCGCCTACGCCAAGCTGTGGCAGCACCAGTCGGGTGGCTTCCTCGGCGAGCGCACCCAGCCGGCCCTCGGACGCCCGCTCCCGGGAACCGGGCATAGCGGGCTGCCCGGACCGGCCGCCCCGGCGCCGACGTGA
- a CDS encoding DUF3037 domain-containing protein — protein MTDRHVFEYALLRVVPRVERGECINAGVLVYCRAEAFVAARTHLDEARLLALDPGADVPGVRAALRAAEGVCAGGAAAGQAAGDDAGRRFRWLVASRSTIVQPGPVHTGLTADPAAEADRLLELLVR, from the coding sequence GTGACCGACCGGCACGTCTTCGAGTACGCGCTGCTGCGCGTCGTACCGCGCGTCGAGCGCGGCGAGTGCATCAACGCCGGGGTGCTGGTGTACTGCCGGGCCGAGGCGTTCGTCGCCGCCCGCACCCACCTCGACGAGGCCAGGCTGCTGGCGCTCGACCCGGGGGCCGACGTGCCCGGCGTCCGCGCCGCGCTGCGCGCCGCCGAGGGCGTGTGCGCCGGCGGCGCGGCGGCGGGACAGGCCGCCGGCGACGACGCCGGCCGCCGTTTCCGCTGGCTCGTCGCCTCCCGCTCCACCATCGTCCAGCCCGGCCCGGTGCACACCGGCCTCACGGCCGACCCGGCGGCGGAGGCGGACCGGCTGCTGGAACTGCTGGTGCGGTAG
- a CDS encoding non-ribosomal peptide synthetase → MTTQQQPSVAEAIGRMVRDHPDRPALESARGVISYRDLGERIDKFTAQLDVLTAPGEFVGIEAVRTPGSIVAMAGALRAGRPFVFLDPRDSVASNRTKVTSLGVRMVAATPDGSDEPQLVVAREEWRGKETPSGTPAGLDTAADQGAIGYAIHTSGSTGEPKCVLVRVGPLAPMIRDHVRVLEVGTDTRTLQFARLTFDGCITEILWTLTGGGCLVVLDETQLGPGPVLGGTLERYGITHLKTTPFALTATEPTDAMRLRHVINGGGACRQAVVQKWSARAAFHNAYGTTETTVCNFLTGVLDPAECTESVPLGDVVGDCGYEVVPLPAETGDETTATAGLRGELVITGESVAVGYLTAQGLRRFTDRDGNRVYRTGDIVELRDGQVHFVERLDRQLKVRGYRIDPGEVEIAACRLPNVVEAVVTAEAHAEQDAGADALVCYYQGTATAREVRAHLEGVLDTYKVPSVIQQIETVPYTRNGKVDRDALRASRTRPAAPAAATPDEQVLALVRRLTGVDDVTLDDNFFDVGGDSASAVILVNKLKELGWMDAGVRDVLRADRLRTLTDELRDRSV, encoded by the coding sequence ATGACCACACAGCAGCAGCCATCGGTCGCCGAGGCCATCGGGAGGATGGTGCGGGACCACCCCGACCGCCCCGCCCTGGAGTCCGCGCGCGGCGTGATCAGCTACCGGGACCTCGGGGAGCGCATCGACAAGTTCACCGCCCAGCTCGACGTGCTCACCGCACCGGGCGAGTTCGTCGGCATCGAGGCCGTCCGCACCCCGGGTTCGATCGTCGCCATGGCCGGCGCGCTGCGGGCCGGCCGCCCCTTCGTCTTCCTCGACCCGCGCGACAGCGTCGCGTCGAACCGGACCAAGGTGACCTCCCTCGGTGTGCGCATGGTCGCCGCCACACCGGACGGCTCCGACGAACCCCAGCTCGTGGTGGCCCGGGAGGAGTGGCGCGGGAAGGAGACGCCGAGCGGCACCCCGGCAGGCCTGGACACCGCCGCGGACCAGGGCGCGATCGGCTACGCCATCCACACCTCCGGGTCCACCGGCGAACCCAAGTGCGTGCTGGTACGCGTCGGCCCGCTGGCCCCGATGATCCGCGACCACGTCCGCGTCCTGGAGGTCGGCACCGACACCCGTACGCTGCAGTTCGCCCGCCTGACCTTCGACGGCTGCATCACCGAGATCCTGTGGACGCTGACCGGGGGCGGCTGCCTGGTCGTGCTCGACGAGACGCAGCTCGGCCCGGGTCCGGTCCTCGGCGGCACCCTGGAGCGGTACGGCATCACCCACCTGAAGACGACGCCGTTCGCGCTGACCGCGACGGAGCCCACCGACGCGATGCGCCTGCGGCACGTGATCAACGGCGGCGGGGCCTGCCGGCAGGCCGTGGTGCAGAAGTGGTCGGCCAGGGCCGCGTTCCACAACGCCTACGGCACCACCGAGACCACCGTGTGCAACTTCCTCACCGGGGTCCTGGACCCCGCCGAGTGCACCGAGTCGGTGCCGCTCGGCGACGTGGTGGGCGACTGCGGGTACGAGGTCGTCCCGCTGCCCGCCGAGACCGGTGACGAGACCACCGCCACGGCCGGGCTCCGCGGTGAGCTGGTCATCACCGGCGAGAGCGTCGCGGTCGGCTATCTGACGGCGCAGGGGCTGCGGCGCTTCACCGACCGGGACGGCAACCGGGTCTACCGCACCGGGGACATCGTCGAACTGCGGGACGGGCAGGTCCACTTCGTCGAGCGGCTCGACCGTCAGCTCAAGGTGCGCGGATACCGCATCGATCCCGGCGAGGTGGAGATCGCGGCCTGCCGCCTGCCGAACGTCGTCGAGGCGGTCGTCACCGCCGAGGCGCACGCGGAGCAGGACGCCGGCGCGGACGCGCTGGTCTGCTACTACCAGGGCACGGCCACCGCGCGCGAGGTCCGCGCCCACCTGGAGGGCGTCCTCGACACCTACAAGGTCCCGTCGGTGATCCAGCAGATCGAGACGGTGCCCTACACCCGCAACGGCAAGGTCGACCGGGACGCCCTGCGGGCGAGCCGCACCCGCCCCGCGGCGCCCGCGGCCGCGACGCCCGACGAGCAGGTCCTCGCCCTGGTACGGCGGCTGACCGGCGTGGACGACGTCACCCTCGACGACAACTTCTTCGACGTCGGCGGCGACTCGGCCTCCGCGGTGATCCTCGTCAACAAGCTGAAGGAGCTCGGCTGGATGGACGCCGGCGTCCGCGACGTGCTGCGCGCGGACCGCCTGCGCACCCTCACCGACGAACTGCGCGATCGGAGCGTGTGA
- a CDS encoding HipA family kinase, translating into MLEKVTVTRYITPLREGGSLPGLVEGDDLGTYVMKFTGAGQGRKTLVAEVVCGELARRLGFRVPRLVALGLDPVLGLGEPDEQVQELLKSSGGTNLGMEFLSGALGFDPLAFEVSPREAGRIVWFDALVNNVDRSWRNPNLLRRQGELWLIDHGATMIWQHNWPSADTSAARPYDAADHALRPFAPDVAAAAAELAPQVTEELLAEVTAEIPDVWLADEPGFAGPDDLRRAYARPLLARAAVIHERIQGVR; encoded by the coding sequence ATGCTCGAAAAGGTGACTGTGACCCGCTACATCACGCCCCTGCGTGAAGGCGGCTCGCTGCCGGGGCTCGTCGAGGGCGACGACCTCGGGACGTACGTCATGAAGTTCACCGGCGCGGGGCAGGGGCGCAAGACGCTGGTCGCGGAGGTCGTGTGCGGCGAACTCGCCCGCCGGCTGGGATTCCGGGTGCCGCGGCTGGTCGCGCTCGGCCTCGATCCGGTGCTGGGCCTCGGTGAACCCGACGAGCAGGTCCAGGAACTGCTCAAGTCCAGCGGCGGTACCAACCTCGGCATGGAGTTCCTCTCCGGCGCCCTCGGCTTCGACCCGCTCGCCTTCGAGGTGAGTCCGCGGGAGGCGGGGCGCATCGTCTGGTTCGACGCGCTCGTGAACAACGTCGACCGCTCCTGGCGCAACCCCAACCTGCTGCGCCGCCAGGGCGAGCTGTGGCTCATCGACCACGGCGCGACCATGATCTGGCAGCACAACTGGCCGTCCGCCGACACCTCCGCCGCCCGCCCCTACGACGCCGCCGACCACGCCCTGCGGCCCTTCGCGCCGGACGTCGCCGCGGCCGCCGCCGAACTGGCCCCCCAGGTCACCGAGGAACTCCTCGCCGAGGTCACCGCCGAGATCCCGGACGTCTGGCTGGCGGACGAACCCGGTTTCGCCGGACCGGACGACCTGCGGCGGGCGTACGCGCGCCCGCTGCTGGCCCGTGCTGCCGTCATCCACGAACGCATTCAGGGGGTCCGGTGA
- a CDS encoding SDR family oxidoreductase yields MDLGLENRTALVCSSTGGLGEAIARALAEEGARTVVCGRRGERAARIAAELPSAVGVTADLRAEDGPARLYEATVAAFGPPDVLVLNGPGPRPAPASAVDVTAAAEALDALLHAHIRLVSLALPAMRERGWGRILAVGSSGIAAPLPNLALSNLGRAALAGYLKTLAAEVASDGVTVNLLLPGRIRTERTAAVDAANAERSGRTVADVEQASAASIPAGRYGRPEEFAAAAAFLCGAPASYITGTALRCDGGLVRGL; encoded by the coding sequence ATGGATCTCGGACTCGAAAACCGTACGGCGCTCGTCTGCTCGTCGACCGGCGGGCTCGGCGAGGCCATCGCCCGCGCGCTGGCCGAGGAGGGCGCCCGCACGGTGGTGTGCGGACGCCGGGGCGAGCGGGCGGCGCGGATCGCCGCCGAGCTGCCGAGCGCCGTCGGTGTAACGGCCGACCTGCGCGCCGAGGACGGCCCGGCACGGCTGTACGAGGCGACGGTCGCGGCGTTCGGACCCCCGGACGTCCTGGTGCTGAACGGCCCCGGCCCCCGGCCGGCACCGGCGTCCGCGGTGGACGTCACCGCTGCCGCCGAGGCGCTCGACGCGCTGCTGCACGCGCACATCCGGCTGGTGTCGCTGGCCCTGCCGGCCATGCGCGAGCGGGGCTGGGGCCGGATCCTGGCGGTCGGCTCCAGCGGGATCGCCGCCCCGCTGCCGAACCTGGCGCTGTCCAATCTCGGCCGCGCGGCCCTGGCCGGTTACCTCAAGACGCTGGCCGCCGAGGTCGCCTCGGACGGCGTGACCGTCAACCTGCTGCTGCCCGGCCGCATCCGCACCGAGCGCACGGCGGCCGTCGACGCCGCCAACGCCGAACGCTCCGGCCGTACGGTCGCCGACGTGGAACAGGCGTCGGCCGCCTCGATCCCGGCCGGGCGCTACGGACGCCCCGAGGAGTTCGCCGCGGCCGCCGCGTTCCTGTGCGGTGCCCCCGCCTCGTACATCACCGGGACCGCGCTGCGCTGCGACGGGGGCCTGGTACGCGGCCTGTGA
- a CDS encoding DMT family transporter produces MESTRQQDRGTGELAAATPGGRSAALPYLNLLVTMVMFGSAFASSKVVVGEMPHEVAAALRFGGGGLLLIVLAVLLRRRSRPIGTAAAVRAGLAGLLGVTGYNIFFFWGLSLAPSLDGSVIVPVLSPVLTTASLILLRREKASWTRITGLAVGALGAVVFFLGIGGQPAGSTRLAGDLVFVAGAACWAAYSILSKSLLAGIDPLRATAWGTSVGGLALIALAVPGMAETQWQTVSGTAWANVVFLAVGPTAVAYLFYYRGLRSVSPSSATVMMFSVPVFGSFFSTVFLGESFTGVQLAGTLVMLAGALFAVAGPLLPARRPAPGRAPEGAARGEREPA; encoded by the coding sequence ATGGAATCGACACGGCAACAGGACCGGGGGACGGGGGAGTTGGCCGCCGCGACGCCAGGAGGGCGCTCCGCCGCCCTGCCGTATCTGAACCTGCTCGTCACCATGGTGATGTTCGGCAGCGCCTTCGCCAGCTCCAAGGTGGTCGTGGGCGAGATGCCGCACGAGGTCGCCGCGGCCCTCCGTTTCGGCGGCGGCGGCCTGCTGCTGATCGTCCTCGCCGTGCTGCTGCGCCGCCGTTCGCGGCCGATCGGCACCGCCGCCGCCGTACGGGCCGGTCTGGCCGGGCTGCTCGGCGTGACCGGCTACAACATCTTCTTCTTCTGGGGGCTCTCCCTCGCGCCCTCGCTCGACGGCAGCGTCATCGTGCCCGTCCTGAGCCCGGTCCTGACCACCGCCAGTCTGATCCTGCTGCGCCGGGAGAAGGCGTCCTGGACCAGGATCACCGGCCTCGCGGTGGGCGCGCTCGGAGCGGTCGTCTTCTTCCTGGGGATCGGCGGCCAGCCGGCCGGGTCGACGCGGCTCGCCGGCGATCTGGTCTTCGTGGCGGGGGCGGCGTGCTGGGCGGCGTACAGCATCCTGTCGAAGTCGCTGCTGGCGGGCATCGACCCGCTGCGCGCCACCGCCTGGGGCACCAGCGTGGGCGGCCTCGCGCTGATCGCGCTGGCCGTGCCGGGGATGGCCGAGACGCAGTGGCAGACGGTCTCCGGCACGGCCTGGGCCAACGTCGTCTTCCTCGCCGTCGGGCCGACCGCCGTCGCCTACCTCTTCTACTACCGCGGACTGCGCAGCGTGAGCCCGTCGTCGGCGACCGTGATGATGTTCTCCGTCCCGGTGTTCGGGTCGTTCTTCTCGACCGTGTTCCTGGGGGAGTCGTTCACCGGCGTGCAGTTGGCCGGCACCCTGGTCATGCTGGCCGGAGCGCTGTTCGCGGTCGCGGGCCCCCTGCTGCCGGCCCGGCGCCCCGCCCCGGGACGCGCTCCCGAAGGGGCCGCCCGCGGCGAGAGGGAGCCGGCCTGA
- the asnB gene encoding asparagine synthase (glutamine-hydrolyzing), which translates to MCGVCGTYAPDDGRFDRGVVATMHSRLVHRGPDETYSLNTDVLSAKLGRLGMNGLADGWQPAEDRSGRYVALTNGEVYNARELHEHLGSAGGANRVDVAVVPELVARYGVQGLSRIDGQFATVVLDRADNELFLARDRFGICPMYYAVTGSRLHFCSELKPLVQSVPEAWKVDLGAVDQYLSLGNIVAPRTLVQGVRAVPPGCAVRFGPGLRPRTERYWRYGDFSAAGDDIGAEEIRDTLRQSVRDRLHADVEIGAYLSGGFDSSAIVTEVSGLQSTPLRTFSVVFDDPALDEGRFQREVAAAVGSKHEQVVCRPADISARFEEMVRHCCYPQRETYNVAAMMLADTVRATGIKGVLSGEGADELFFGYDSYAFDSAARTGRAARAENEQAWGRADFGWEVDWRRLEQRRTAYLTPEVREALAGREFWRTRLIPFSDEEVASLSRMQLRSVADVYVQLSGHLLGDHGDSMLMGSSVEGRYPFLGNAVVALAQRVGDERKMVDFEGKSCLKTAYDGVVPDSVLRRGKHGFTAYDLRAVTDARTWDRWRDLVGASGLFPAGCLDTDPRSRAADKWDFRLSAISIALVMDELGLEL; encoded by the coding sequence ATGTGCGGTGTGTGCGGGACCTACGCCCCGGACGACGGCCGCTTCGACCGCGGCGTCGTCGCCACGATGCACTCCCGGCTCGTCCACCGCGGCCCCGACGAGACCTACTCGCTCAACACCGACGTGCTGTCGGCCAAGCTCGGCCGCCTCGGCATGAACGGTCTCGCCGACGGCTGGCAGCCGGCCGAGGACCGCAGCGGGCGGTACGTGGCCCTGACCAACGGCGAGGTGTACAACGCCCGGGAGCTGCACGAGCACCTGGGCTCCGCCGGCGGCGCCAACCGCGTCGACGTGGCGGTCGTCCCGGAGCTCGTGGCCCGCTACGGCGTCCAGGGGCTGAGCCGGATCGACGGCCAGTTCGCCACCGTCGTCCTCGACCGCGCGGACAACGAGCTGTTCCTGGCCCGCGACCGGTTCGGCATCTGCCCGATGTACTACGCCGTGACCGGCTCCCGGCTGCACTTCTGCTCGGAGCTCAAGCCGCTGGTCCAGTCGGTGCCGGAAGCCTGGAAGGTCGACCTGGGCGCGGTGGACCAGTACCTGTCCCTGGGCAACATCGTCGCGCCGCGCACCCTGGTGCAGGGCGTGCGGGCGGTGCCCCCGGGATGCGCCGTGCGGTTCGGTCCCGGGCTGCGGCCCCGCACCGAGCGCTACTGGCGCTACGGCGACTTCTCCGCGGCCGGCGACGACATCGGTGCCGAGGAGATACGGGACACCCTGCGGCAGTCGGTGCGGGACCGGCTCCACGCCGACGTGGAGATCGGCGCCTACCTCAGCGGCGGCTTCGACTCCTCGGCGATCGTCACCGAGGTGTCCGGACTGCAGTCCACGCCCCTGCGGACCTTCTCCGTGGTCTTCGACGACCCGGCGCTCGACGAGGGCCGCTTCCAGCGGGAGGTGGCGGCGGCCGTCGGCAGCAAGCACGAGCAGGTGGTGTGCCGCCCGGCCGACATCAGCGCGCGGTTCGAGGAGATGGTCCGGCACTGCTGCTACCCGCAGCGCGAGACGTACAACGTGGCCGCGATGATGCTTGCGGACACCGTACGGGCCACCGGCATCAAGGGGGTCCTGTCCGGCGAGGGCGCCGACGAGCTGTTCTTCGGCTACGACTCCTACGCCTTCGACAGCGCGGCCCGCACCGGGCGCGCGGCCCGCGCCGAGAACGAACAGGCGTGGGGGCGGGCCGACTTCGGCTGGGAGGTCGACTGGCGCAGGCTGGAACAGCGGCGTACCGCCTACCTCACCCCCGAGGTGCGGGAGGCACTGGCCGGCCGGGAGTTCTGGCGGACCCGGCTGATCCCGTTCTCCGACGAGGAGGTCGCGTCGCTGTCGCGGATGCAGTTGCGCTCGGTGGCCGACGTGTACGTCCAGCTCTCCGGCCATCTGCTCGGCGACCACGGCGACTCGATGCTCATGGGCAGCTCGGTCGAGGGCCGCTACCCCTTCCTCGGCAACGCGGTCGTCGCGCTGGCCCAGCGCGTCGGCGACGAGCGGAAGATGGTCGACTTCGAGGGCAAGTCCTGCCTGAAGACGGCGTACGACGGGGTGGTCCCGGACTCCGTGCTGCGCCGGGGCAAGCACGGCTTCACCGCCTACGACCTGCGCGCGGTCACGGACGCGCGCACCTGGGACCGCTGGCGCGACCTGGTCGGGGCGAGCGGGCTGTTCCCCGCCGGGTGCCTGGACACCGACCCCCGGTCCCGGGCCGCGGACAAGTGGGACTTCCGGCTCAGCGCCATCAGCATCGCGCTGGTGATGGACGAACTCGGGCTGGAGCTGTGA
- the add gene encoding adenosine deaminase: MRDLRLLPKAHLHTHLESTVRGATIRELGGEPPVQDRPFTGFREFADQRAAVRALLREPGHFRRVAEEFCEDEAAQGVRYAEVTFTAAAHGERLGDLAMPLEAVLEGLAAGAERYGIRTRVILDHSRRRPAERLWRSLELATRYPEVVAIGLAGDESYPAAPFAEVLAAAREAGVRLVHHAGETAGPASVREALATGHAERIGHGIRVLEDPELVAELRRERVPLEVCPSSNVLLGLVPSPAEHPLPRLVEAGLMVTLNTDGETSLAAEYQRARDLFGLDDAELARLARASVEAGFAPDEVKERIGAEIDRWLNG; this comes from the coding sequence GTGAGAGATCTCCGCCTGTTACCCAAGGCCCACCTGCACACCCACCTGGAGAGCACCGTCCGCGGCGCCACCATCCGAGAGCTGGGAGGCGAGCCGCCCGTCCAGGACCGGCCGTTCACCGGTTTCCGGGAGTTCGCCGACCAGCGGGCCGCGGTGCGGGCGCTGCTGCGCGAACCCGGGCACTTCCGCCGTGTCGCCGAGGAGTTCTGCGAGGACGAGGCGGCCCAGGGCGTCCGCTACGCGGAGGTCACCTTCACCGCGGCGGCCCACGGCGAGCGCCTCGGCGATCTCGCGATGCCGCTGGAAGCGGTGCTGGAGGGGCTGGCCGCCGGCGCGGAGCGGTACGGCATCCGTACGCGGGTGATCCTCGACCACTCGCGCCGCCGCCCCGCCGAGCGGCTGTGGCGCAGTCTCGAACTGGCCACCCGGTACCCGGAGGTGGTCGCCATCGGCCTCGCCGGGGACGAGTCCTACCCGGCGGCGCCCTTCGCCGAGGTCCTTGCGGCCGCCCGTGAGGCGGGAGTGCGGCTGGTGCACCACGCCGGGGAGACGGCCGGCCCCGCCAGCGTCCGGGAAGCCCTGGCGACGGGGCACGCCGAGCGCATCGGCCACGGCATCCGTGTGCTGGAGGATCCGGAGCTGGTGGCCGAGTTGCGGCGCGAGCGGGTGCCGCTGGAGGTCTGCCCCTCCTCCAACGTCCTGCTCGGGCTGGTGCCGTCGCCGGCGGAGCACCCGCTGCCGCGCCTGGTCGAGGCCGGGCTGATGGTCACCTTGAACACCGACGGGGAGACGTCGCTGGCGGCGGAGTACCAGCGTGCCCGCGATCTCTTCGGGCTCGACGACGCCGAACTGGCGCGCCTGGCCCGTGCCTCGGTCGAGGCCGGCTTCGCCCCCGACGAGGTGAAGGAGCGGATCGGCGCCGAGATCGACCGATGGCTGAACGGGTGA